From Scophthalmus maximus strain ysfricsl-2021 chromosome 14, ASM2237912v1, whole genome shotgun sequence, one genomic window encodes:
- the LOC118282630 gene encoding SPEG neighbor protein: protein MSKAKAAPPPGCTLNVNDPQVQEAAIRIQASYRGHRSRKELREKGPPKILQELKDVVLVEGSAAKLDCRVSAFPDPFIVWYKDGKELKDGPKYRYVFEDPDIVALVVRDGVLADLGKYTVTIKNPFGQTSGFACILVEVPAKVSKGPDNIKAKRGATVVLKAKISGEPPPDVAWLKDGDDIEEDDRVFFDVGDTNTILTIKNAKLSDAAKYEVFVENNLGTDQSFARVDIL, encoded by the exons ATGTCCAAAGCAAAGGCTGCACCTCCTCCTGGGTGCACTCTGAACGTCAACGATCCTCAGGTCCAGGAGGCTGCAATCCGAATCCAGGCCTCGTATCGCGGACACAG GTCGCGTAAAGAGCTGCGAGAGAAAGGCCCTCCGAAGATCCTGCAGGAGCTCAAAGATGTGGTTCTTGTTGAGGGCAGTGCCGCAAAGCTGGATTGCAGAGTCAGTGCTTTCCCAGATCCTTTCATTGTCTGGTACAAGGATGGCAAAGAGCTGAAGGACGGTCCCAAGTACCGCTACGTGTTTGAAGACCCAGATATTGTGGCGCTCGTGGTTCGAGATGGGGTTCTGGCTGATCTGGGAAAATACACGGTGACCATTAAGAATCCTTTCGGACAGACGTCGGGATTTGCCTGTATTCTAGTGGAGG TCCCTGCTAAGGTTTCAAAAGGCCCGGACAACATCAAGGCTAAGAGGGGGGCAACGGTTGTGCTCAAGGCGAAAATAAGCGGAGAACCTCCACCAGATGTTGCCTGGCTCAAAGATGGAGATGACATTGAAGAAGACGACAG GGTGTTCTTTGACGTAGGAGACACCAACACGATCCTGACCATCAAAAATGCAAAGTTGTCTGATGCCGCAAAGTATGAGGTGTTTGTGGAGAACAATCTAGGCACAGACCAGTCTTTTGCTCGTGTGGACATCCTCTAA